A region of Pempheris klunzingeri isolate RE-2024b chromosome 15, fPemKlu1.hap1, whole genome shotgun sequence DNA encodes the following proteins:
- the LOC139214258 gene encoding zinc finger and BTB domain-containing protein 14-like, with amino-acid sequence MSDLLRYIDYDHKATFLKMLNQQRMEGEHCDVVVVVENIEFRAHRCVLAACSNYFKKLFKKQSDEDNSIVELDFIRSDIFEEVLNYMYTARLAVRKKDINMMMSSGQILGINFLDNLCTQKRELTNMKTRENQAPGDHGMRAQDAILKELAMEEVRKNSFYDQGMDSMGPGGSHVSQPHNYNTNMSKDPHTHGWGSSSSSDMKLEYLLYGHRDHGSCQSAGAKPMDHNAKKERLLTANRPYGCEHCPKAFTTAAHLKEHLKIHSGFKPHRCVVCGKAFIRGPDLKRHERVHSNERPFACQMCEKAFKHKSHLKDHERQHRGERPFNCGSCDKAFIKASDLKRHWNTMHSGNPRRQMSLSPAASQHGQGDATDQRDWKMETGPHSHNSGDC; translated from the coding sequence ATGTCTGATTTACTGAGATATATCGACTATGACCACAAAGCCACCTTTCTGAAGATGCTGAACCAACAGAGGATGGAAGGTGAGCACtgtgatgtggtggtggtggtggaaaaCATAGAGTTCAGGGCGCACCGCTGTGTCTTGGCAGCCTGCAGCAACTACTTCAAAAAGCTCTTCAAGAAGCAGAGCGACGAGGACAACTCCATCGTGGAGTTGGACTTCATCCGCTCGGATATCTTCGAGGAGGTGCTCAATTACATGTACACGGCCAGGCTGGCTGTGAGGAAGAAGGACATCAATATGATGATGTCGTCCGGCCAGATCTTGGGGATCAACTTCCTGGATAACCTGTGCACCCAGAAACGTGAGCTGACCAACATGAAGACCCGGGAGAACCAGGCTCCTGGCGACCACGGGATGCGAGCTCAGGACGCCATCCTGAAGGAGCTGGCcatggaggaggtgaggaagaacAGCTTTTATGATCAGGGGATGGACAGCATGGGGCCCGGGGGCTCTCACGTGTCTCAGCCACACAACTACAACACCAACATGAGCAAAGATCCGCACACCCACGGCTggggctcctcttcctccagcgACATGAAGCTGGAGTACCTGCTGTACGGCCACCGCGACCACGGCTCCTGCCAGAGCGCGGGGGCGAAGCCCATGGACCACAATGCCAAAAAAGAACGGCTGCTCACCGCCAACCGTCCCTATGGCTGCGAGCACTGCCCCAAAGCCTTCACCACCGCCGCCCACCTCAAGGAGCACCTGAAGATCCACTCCGGCTTCAAGCCTCACCGCTGCGTGGTGTGCGGCAAGGCCTTCATCAGGGGCCCCGACCTGAAGAGACACGAGAGGGTCCACAGCAACGAGAGGCCCTTCGCGTGccaaatgtgtgaaaaagccTTCAAGCACAAGTCTCACCTGAAAGACCATGAACGGCAGCACCGGGGCGAGCGGCCATTCAACTGCGGCTCCTGCGACAAAGCCTTCATCAAAGCGTCGGATCTGAAGCGCCACTGGAACACCATGCACAGCGGCAACCCCCGCAGACAGATGTCCCTGTCTCCCGCCGCCTCCCAGCACGGCCAGGGAGACGCCACCGACCAGAGAGACTGGAAAATGGAGACCGGGCCACACTCGCACAACTCGGGGGACTGTtga